CAGCGGCTTATCCAGCAAGCCGGGTGTCATGACAATGCCTTGTTGCGACAGCATGCTGGCTAATGCCGTAGGACCGCTTTGATAAGCCTCGCTGCGAAAGGTCGGCACGCCATTGAGTTCGACGCGCTCCGGCAAGCCCGGCAGTTTCGACGGATGCCCGGAACAGGCCGCAAGGCCTATGGCGCAGGCCAGCAACAGGGATGATTTAACGTTGGACCGTAACCGCAATTTTTTACTCACTTGATCAACTGCCGGTAAGGGCCCTGATCATAGGGCGCTCAGGCACGCGGGTATAGCCCAAAGCCAGGGTTTAGCGCCTGGGATAGTGCAAACAAGTTGGACGAACACGACCATTGGTCAATAGCAGGCAACCGCCAGGTAGCTAGACTGTCCATAGAAAAGACTGTGTGTGCCCCGTGCGGGGCGAAAGGAGGCCAAAATGAGCCTTGCTACAACGATTGCGATGTTGATCTGCGGTTGGCTGGCGGTAGCCGGCGCCATGTTGTGGGGGGTGTTGCGCATCACCCGTCGGCACCATCACCCCCACGTCAAAACAACCAAGCCTCATAAGGTGGCGGTGCATCACGCCTAGCCAGGCATGCAATTGAAGTCCTGAGTCGCCGCGACCTCGTTACCGTGACCATCCTTCAAGGTGGCGCGCACTGTGGTGCCCAGGCTGGACTCGACCAACGTGTAGTGCTCACCCGCCTTGAAGTCTCTGTATTCGACCCGCCCCTGGCAGTCCTGCTGGTTGTCGTCGCCCGGCTCTTGCTCATACACCGTCACGTCCAGACGATGATCCCCCGGTGTCACCTCGAAAAAGCGCCCGTCATCCACACGCTTGCCATCCACGCGCTCGGCCATCAGGTCATTCGGCGCCTCTTCTTTCAAGCCTATCCAGGCTTCGCTCGGGTCCGCCTTGGGGATGGGGCCGGCGCACGCCGACAGCAGCAATACGGCACCGAGTGCAGGGATCAACAACAGCGGTTTAAGTGACATGGCAGGGCTCCTGAAAGACGATATGTCCGATAGGTCACAAGCTTGGCGAGGCACCCCGTGTAGAACAAATGAATACAGATGAAACGATCTTCAGCCCTTACCTAAATGTTCCTTCACCTGGCTGAAAGGTGCGTGTTAGGTGGGTCGGGCAAGACTGCCGGGGTTTGCAATCCTGCTCCCTCGGAGGTTCACGCATGCTCGGGCTGGTAAAGACCGCACTGCACAAGCCCTACACGTTTATCGTGTTGGCCATCTTCATCTGCATCATCGGGCCGATGGCGGCCCTGCGTACGCCCACCGATGTGTTCCCCGATATCGGCATCCCTGTCGTCGCCGTCGTGTGGCAGTACAACGGCCTGTCGCCGGACGCTATGGCCGGTCGGGTGATCTACACCTACGAACGCTCCCTGAGCACCACCGTCAACGACATCGAACATATCGAATCGCAATCCCTGCCCGGCATGGGCATCGTCAAGATCTTCTTCCAGCCCGGCGTGGATATCCGCACGGCCAACGCCCAAGTGACCGCCGTGTCACAAACCGTGCTCAAGCAGATGCCACCCGGCATCACACCGCCGTTGATCCTCAACTACAGCGCGTCCACAGTGCCGATCCTGCAACTGGCGTTTTCCAGCCCCAGCCTCTCGGAAGCCAAAATCCGCGACCTGGTGCAGAACAATATCCGCCTGCCGCTGAGCGCCCTGCCCGGCCTGGCGATGCCCACGCCGATGGGCGGCAAGCAACGGCAGATCACCCTCGACCTCGACCCGCAGGCGCTGGCAGCCAAAGGCTTGTCGGCCCAGGACGTAGGCAATGCGCTGGCGCTGCAGAACCAGATCATCCCGGTGGGCACCGCCAAACTCGGCCCCAACGAATACACGGTCCTGCTCAACAACAGCCCCAAGGCGATTGATGAGCTCAATGACCTGCCGATCAAGACCGTCGACGGTGCGCTGATCACCATCGGCCAGGTCGCCCACGTGCGTGACGGCTCGCCACCGCAGACCAACATCGTGCGCGTCGACGGCCACCGCGCCGTGCTGATGCCGGCGCTGAAGAACGGCAGCATCTCCACCCTGTCGATCATCGACGGCATCCGTGGAATGCTGCCGCGCATCAACGAGACCCTGCCGCCGTCGCTCAAGACCTCCTTGCTGGGCGACGCTTCGGTATTCGTCAAACAATCGGTGGGCAGCGTGGCCCAGGAAGGCATCATCGCCGCACTGCTGACCAGTGCAATGATCCTGCTGTTTCTCGGCAGTTGGCGCTCCACCCTGATCATCGCCGCCTCGATTCCCCTGGCAGTGCTCTCGGCCATTGCGTTGCTGGCCGTCAGCGGGCAAACCCTCAACGTCATGACCCTTGGCGGGCTGGCGCTGGCAGTGGGGATATTGGTGGATGACGCCACGGTGACCATCGAAAACATCAACTGGCACCTGGAGCAAGGCAAGGCGGTAAAGACCGCAATCCTCGACGGCGCCGCGCAGATCGTCGGTCCGGCGTTCGTCTCGCTGCTGTGTATCTGCATCGTGTTTGTGCCGATGTTCATGCTGCAAGGCATCGCCGGCTATCTGTTCCGGCCGATGGCCCTGGCGGTGATCTTTGCCATGGCCAGCTCATTCATTCTTTCGCGCACCCTGGTGCCAACCCTGGCGATGTTCCTGCTCAAGCCACACACGCCGCAGCCAGGTGCCGGGCATCATCCGGAAGATGAGTTCATCAACCACCATGAGGGCGAGCAGCACGAGAAACCGCGCAACCCGGTGCTGCAATCAGTGCTGAATGTCCAGCAGGGCTTCGAGCGCCGCTTCTCGACTATTCGCGACACCTACCACGGCCTGCTGACCCTCGCATTGGGTCATCGCAAGCACTTCATCATCGGCTTTCTGGCCTGCGTGCTGGCGTCGTTCCTGCTGCTGCCCAGCCTGGGCCAGGACTTTTTCCCGGCCACTGATGCCGGCGCCCTCGCGCTCCACGTGCGCCTACCACTGGGCACGCGCATTGAAGAAAGCGCCGCCGCCTTCGACCGCATTGAAGCGCGGATTCGCGAGGTCATTCCTGCCGAAGAGCTGGACACCATCGTCGACAATATCGGCATCCCGCTCAGCGGCATCGACATGGCCTACAGCAGCAGCGGCACCATCGGCCCGCAGGACGGTGACATCCAGGTGAGCCTGAAAAAGCATCACGCGCCCACCGCCGACTACGTGAAAAAATTGCGTGAAGCGCTGCCGCAAAGCTTCCCCGGCAGCCACTTCGCGTTCCTGCCGGCGGACATCAGCAGCCAGATCCTCAACTTCGGCGCCCCCGCCCCGCTGGACGTGAAAATCTCCGGGCGCAACGATGCCGAAAACCGTGCGTACGCCGTGGAACTTGAGCGTCGCCTGCAACACGTGCCCGGCATCGCCGACCTGCGCATCCAACAGTCCACCGGCTATCCGTCGCTGCAAGTCAACGTCGACCGCCTGCGCGCCAACGGCCTGGGCATTACCGAGCGTGACGTGACCAACAGCATGGTGGCATCGCTGGCCGGCAGCTCGCAAACCGCGCCGACCTTCTGGCTCAACCCGGCCAACGGCGTGTCGTACTCCATCGTCGCCGCCACCCCGCAATACCGCCTCGACAGCCTGCCGTCCCTGGAAGCCTTGCCGGTGACCGGCGCCGATGGTCAATCACAGATCCTCGGCGGCGTGGCGAGTATTTCGCGGGTACAAAGCCCCGCTGTAGTGACCCACTACAACATCGAGCCGACCCTCGATCTGTACGCCAACGTGCAAGGCCGTGACCTCGGCGGCGTCGCGCGCGATGTGCAGAAAGTGCTGGACGACACCGCGTCCCTGCGTCCAAAGGGCGCGACGATCAGCCTGCACGGGCAGATCGATGCGCTGCATGAAGCCTTCAGCGGCTTGAGTTTCGGCCTGCTCGGCGCGGTGGTGCTGATCTACCTGCTGATCGTGGTCAACTTCCAGTCCTGGGCCGACCCCTTCGTGATCATCACCGCGTTGCCGGCGGCGCTGGCCGGGATCGTGTGGATACTGTTCCTCAGCGGCACCTCGCTGTCGGTGCCCGCCCTGACCGGCGCGATCCTGTGCATGGGCGTGGCCACCGCCAACTCGATCCTGGTGGTGAGCTTCTGCCGAGAGCGCCTGGCCGAGCATGGCGATGCGCTCAAGGCCGCGCTGGAAGCCGGCTACACGCGCTTTCGCCCAGTGTGCATGACCGCCCTGGCGATGATCATCGGCATGTTGCCGCTGGCCCTGTCCGAGGAGCAAAACGCGCCGCTGGGCCGTGCGGTGATCGGCGGCTTGATCTTCGCCACCGTCGCCACCCTGTTGTTTGTACCCGTGGTTTTCAGCCTGGTCCACGGCCGTCACCCTACCCGTGTTGCTGCTGGAGAAACCCCACATGTCGTCTGATCACAACCCCTCGCGCAAGCGCCTGATGCTCATGGGTGTCGGCGGCCTGACCCTGGCTGCTCTGTTGGTCGCCAACGGCCTGCACGCCCGCACGTTGCACGAACAATCGGTGATGGCTTGGACCGAGACTGCCGCCATCGCGCAAGTGATGGTGTTCCAACCGCAACACAACGTCGCCGGTGACACCTTGCGCCTGCCTGCACACCTGGAGGCGTGGAGCAAGGCGCCGATTCATGCGCGGGTCAGCGGTTACCTCAAGGATTGGAAAGCCGATATCGGCACAACGGTCCAAGCCGGACAAGTGCTCGGCGAAATTGACAGCCCCGACCTGGACCAACAACTGGCACAAACCCATGCGCGCTTGATCCAGGAGCAGGCCAACGCACGCCTGGCGGCGACCACTGCGACGCGCTGGCAAAACCTGCTGGCCAGCCACTCCGTATCGCGCCAGGAAGCCGATGAAAAAACCTCCAACGCCGCTGCAGCCAACGCCAATGCCCAGGCCGCTGCCGCCGATTACGCACGGCTGTGCGCATTGGAAAGCTACAAGACGATTCGGGCGCCATTCGCCGGCACCATCACCGCACGTAACACCGATATCGGCCAGTTGATCAAAGCCGACAGCGACAGCGATCCGGAGTTGTTCAACATCGCCGACACGCACCAGTTGCGACTCTACGTGCCGGTGCCACAGAACTACGCAGCGGTGATTCATCCTGGCCTGGAAGCCCAGCTCACCGTGCCCGAGCACCCTGGCGAGCACTTCAAGGCGCGGCTGATCGGCGACTCCACCGCCATCGACCGCCGCTCCGGCACCTTGCTCGCGCAGTTCGTCGTCGACAACCCCAATGGTGAGTTGCTGCCCGGTGACTACGCCGAAGCAACGCTGCCCATCCCGGCCGACACCCATGGCGTGAGCATCCCGGCCAGCGCATTGATCTTCCGCGCCCAGGGCACCCAAGTGGCGGTGCTGGATGCGCACAATCATGTGCACCTGCAAACCATCCACATCGGCCTCGACCTGGGCGAACGCCTGGTGATCGACCAAGGCCTGAAACCCGCCGACCGCGTAGTCGACAACCCACCCGACGCCCTGCGCGAAGGCGATGCCGTGCAAGTGGCCGATGCCGCTGGAGGTGCCCATGCGCCCAAGGCTTAAACCTCTGGCGGCGCTGATGCTGCTGGCGTTGCAAGGCTGCTCGATGGCGCCCGCCTACCAGGTGCCGTCAGTGGGCCTGCCTGCAGGTTATCGCGAACAGACCAGCGATGGCCCGTGGCACAGCGCGCAACCGTCCGATCAACTGACGCGGCAATGGTGGGCGCTCTACCACGACGCGCAACTGGATAACCTGCAACAGCGACTGCTCAAGGCCAACCCCGACCTCGCGGCAGCCTTGGCGCACTTCGATGCGTCGCAGGCCTATGCCAGCCAACTGCATGCCGGATTGTTGCCGCAGATCACCGCCAGCGCGCAACCGTTACGCCAACGCCAATCCGACTCACGACCGCTGCGCGGCACGACGCAGCCTTCGGTGTACAACAGCAACAGCGCTGGGTTTTCCCTGAGCTACGACCTGGACCTGTGGGGCAAAATCCGCAATCAGGTCGCCTCGGGGGACGCCCAGGCGCAAGCGTCCGGGGATGATCTGGCCGTGGCGCGCCTGAGCCTGCAACATCAACTGGCGACCCTGTATGTGCAGCTCAATGGGCTGGATGCACAGGCGCGGATTCTCAACAGCTCACTGGAGGATTTCAGCCAGGCGCTGCAACTGACCCGCAGTCGATACGAAGGCCAGATCGCCTCGGAACTGGACCTGACCCGTGCGCAAAATCAACTGGCGCAGGCCAAGGCACAACTGGATGAAGTGCGGGGGCAACGCAACCTGACCGAGCATGCGATCGCAGAACTGGTGGGCGTGGCGGCGAGCGATTTTTCATTGCCGCCGAGC
The genomic region above belongs to Pseudomonas sp. S35 and contains:
- a CDS encoding efflux RND transporter permease subunit, with the protein product MLGLVKTALHKPYTFIVLAIFICIIGPMAALRTPTDVFPDIGIPVVAVVWQYNGLSPDAMAGRVIYTYERSLSTTVNDIEHIESQSLPGMGIVKIFFQPGVDIRTANAQVTAVSQTVLKQMPPGITPPLILNYSASTVPILQLAFSSPSLSEAKIRDLVQNNIRLPLSALPGLAMPTPMGGKQRQITLDLDPQALAAKGLSAQDVGNALALQNQIIPVGTAKLGPNEYTVLLNNSPKAIDELNDLPIKTVDGALITIGQVAHVRDGSPPQTNIVRVDGHRAVLMPALKNGSISTLSIIDGIRGMLPRINETLPPSLKTSLLGDASVFVKQSVGSVAQEGIIAALLTSAMILLFLGSWRSTLIIAASIPLAVLSAIALLAVSGQTLNVMTLGGLALAVGILVDDATVTIENINWHLEQGKAVKTAILDGAAQIVGPAFVSLLCICIVFVPMFMLQGIAGYLFRPMALAVIFAMASSFILSRTLVPTLAMFLLKPHTPQPGAGHHPEDEFINHHEGEQHEKPRNPVLQSVLNVQQGFERRFSTIRDTYHGLLTLALGHRKHFIIGFLACVLASFLLLPSLGQDFFPATDAGALALHVRLPLGTRIEESAAAFDRIEARIREVIPAEELDTIVDNIGIPLSGIDMAYSSSGTIGPQDGDIQVSLKKHHAPTADYVKKLREALPQSFPGSHFAFLPADISSQILNFGAPAPLDVKISGRNDAENRAYAVELERRLQHVPGIADLRIQQSTGYPSLQVNVDRLRANGLGITERDVTNSMVASLAGSSQTAPTFWLNPANGVSYSIVAATPQYRLDSLPSLEALPVTGADGQSQILGGVASISRVQSPAVVTHYNIEPTLDLYANVQGRDLGGVARDVQKVLDDTASLRPKGATISLHGQIDALHEAFSGLSFGLLGAVVLIYLLIVVNFQSWADPFVIITALPAALAGIVWILFLSGTSLSVPALTGAILCMGVATANSILVVSFCRERLAEHGDALKAALEAGYTRFRPVCMTALAMIIGMLPLALSEEQNAPLGRAVIGGLIFATVATLLFVPVVFSLVHGRHPTRVAAGETPHVV
- a CDS encoding efflux RND transporter periplasmic adaptor subunit → MSSDHNPSRKRLMLMGVGGLTLAALLVANGLHARTLHEQSVMAWTETAAIAQVMVFQPQHNVAGDTLRLPAHLEAWSKAPIHARVSGYLKDWKADIGTTVQAGQVLGEIDSPDLDQQLAQTHARLIQEQANARLAATTATRWQNLLASHSVSRQEADEKTSNAAAANANAQAAAADYARLCALESYKTIRAPFAGTITARNTDIGQLIKADSDSDPELFNIADTHQLRLYVPVPQNYAAVIHPGLEAQLTVPEHPGEHFKARLIGDSTAIDRRSGTLLAQFVVDNPNGELLPGDYAEATLPIPADTHGVSIPASALIFRAQGTQVAVLDAHNHVHLQTIHIGLDLGERLVIDQGLKPADRVVDNPPDALREGDAVQVADAAGGAHAPKA
- a CDS encoding efflux transporter outer membrane subunit, whose translation is MRPRLKPLAALMLLALQGCSMAPAYQVPSVGLPAGYREQTSDGPWHSAQPSDQLTRQWWALYHDAQLDNLQQRLLKANPDLAAALAHFDASQAYASQLHAGLLPQITASAQPLRQRQSDSRPLRGTTQPSVYNSNSAGFSLSYDLDLWGKIRNQVASGDAQAQASGDDLAVARLSLQHQLATLYVQLNGLDAQARILNSSLEDFSQALQLTRSRYEGQIASELDLTRAQNQLAQAKAQLDEVRGQRNLTEHAIAELVGVAASDFSLPPSQRLIALPQIPSQLPSQLLQRRPDIAAAERRVFAANANIGVAKAAWYPDFSLTGLIGGQTQGVGNLLSAGNRYWALGPLVNVPIFDGGRLSANERQAKAEFEEACAQYRSQVLKAIREVEDNLAQLRDLQQEAQDEQAAADAAQHTQALAMNSYQAGAVSYLDVVTAQTAALQAQRTLQAVQTRQLQASVGLMAALGGGWQSNR